The Sporomusa termitida genome has a window encoding:
- a CDS encoding helix-turn-helix domain-containing protein, with protein MNGWEAAEKTVPAGEEHWLMHNNRPYVMYSTPDRVVAGAGERFGRASVRHLFSGPFARIRDTELTFGDSIAGGARFAIPHIVLYFCLAGQFALEENDLAVDDTNFLAFRSAELRQVRFQSGLYNRIITVEIYPEQMQGVDSSLQALLPSFPAGERFFSNHRLSPGLRHILQQLIDCPYPDPVRELYIEGKLLELLAVYFNETVYRQAVLPDGPLRLSRQDITSLQQARQLLDRNFITPPTLAGLARMVCLNEFKLKNGFKQVFGQTVHSYVVDKRLELAVRLLTEKKLNIGEVASHIGYANASYFALAFRKKNGINPREYLAQRE; from the coding sequence ATGAATGGATGGGAAGCGGCAGAAAAAACAGTCCCGGCCGGCGAAGAACACTGGCTGATGCATAACAATCGGCCTTATGTAATGTATTCAACCCCGGACCGGGTTGTGGCCGGGGCTGGCGAGCGCTTTGGCCGGGCCAGTGTGCGGCATTTGTTCAGCGGCCCCTTTGCCCGCATCCGGGACACAGAGCTGACCTTTGGCGACAGCATTGCCGGCGGCGCCCGCTTTGCCATACCGCATATTGTGCTGTATTTCTGCCTGGCCGGGCAGTTTGCCCTGGAGGAAAACGACCTGGCCGTGGATGACACCAACTTTTTGGCGTTTCGCTCGGCTGAGCTGCGGCAGGTCCGGTTTCAGTCCGGTCTGTATAACCGGATAATTACGGTGGAAATCTATCCTGAGCAAATGCAGGGGGTGGACAGTAGCCTGCAGGCCCTGCTGCCCAGTTTTCCGGCCGGGGAGCGTTTTTTCTCCAACCACCGGCTGTCCCCGGGCCTGAGGCATATTTTGCAGCAACTGATCGACTGCCCTTATCCGGACCCGGTACGGGAGCTGTATATAGAAGGAAAGCTGCTGGAACTGCTGGCTGTTTATTTCAATGAGACGGTTTACCGGCAGGCTGTCCTCCCGGACGGACCGCTCCGGCTTTCCCGGCAGGATATTACCAGCCTGCAGCAGGCCCGGCAGCTTCTGGACCGGAATTTTATCACACCGCCGACTCTGGCCGGCCTGGCCAGAATGGTCTGCCTGAATGAGTTTAAATTGAAAAACGGCTTTAAACAGGTATTCGGCCAGACGGTCCACAGCTATGTTGTCGATAAGCGGCTGGAACTGGCTGTCCGGTTGTTGACCGAAAAAAAGCTCAACATCGGCGAGGTGGCTTCGCACATCGGCTATGCGAACGCCAGTTACTTTGCTCTGGCCTTCCGTAAGAAAAACGGTATCAACCCCCGCGAGTATTTAGCCCAGAGAGAATAA
- a CDS encoding urease accessory protein UreD yields the protein MLARLKQGVIQAEVALVNGRSVVSSLRQRMPLRVSSPLYPVSPRTVSFFIMNPAAGLLQGDQHRIYLCVKAGAQAVVLGQGATKVFRSPRRKFSRQFTTIRVEAGARLEYLPEVVIPFAESCLFSRTNILVASQASALFWEINAPGRVARQELFAYHKLDQQTNVYIDRELIGSDRFVLAPASIPAELQSWRKPLGLLHGYTHTGTFWTIDPNAEQALGQVLQRNTEAEAGYLEQLAGRCGVLLAGTKLTGQAYCFRALGPSADNIQAAFKELWQFFRNRLFNQPAWPWRKY from the coding sequence ATGCTGGCCAGGTTAAAACAGGGCGTTATTCAGGCCGAGGTAGCTTTGGTAAACGGGCGCAGCGTGGTTAGTTCCCTGCGGCAGCGGATGCCGCTGCGTGTCTCCAGCCCGCTGTATCCTGTCAGTCCCCGGACGGTAAGTTTTTTTATTATGAATCCTGCGGCCGGTCTTCTCCAGGGAGACCAGCATCGTATTTATCTATGTGTTAAAGCCGGGGCGCAGGCTGTCGTCCTGGGGCAGGGCGCCACCAAGGTTTTTCGCTCCCCCCGGCGCAAATTTTCCCGGCAGTTTACGACTATCCGCGTCGAGGCCGGGGCCAGACTGGAGTATCTGCCGGAGGTGGTCATTCCCTTTGCCGAAAGCTGTCTGTTCAGCAGAACCAACATCCTGGTTGCCAGCCAGGCCTCGGCCCTGTTTTGGGAAATTAACGCCCCCGGCCGTGTCGCCCGGCAGGAGCTTTTTGCCTATCATAAACTGGACCAGCAGACCAATGTCTATATTGACCGGGAGTTAATTGGCAGCGACCGGTTTGTGCTTGCGCCGGCAAGTATTCCGGCCGAGCTGCAGTCCTGGCGCAAGCCGCTTGGCCTGCTGCATGGCTATACGCATACCGGCACCTTTTGGACCATTGATCCTAATGCCGAACAGGCACTAGGCCAGGTGCTGCAGCGAAATACGGAAGCGGAAGCCGGTTATCTGGAGCAGCTAGCCGGCAGGTGCGGTGTACTGCTGGCCGGTACTAAGCTTACCGGCCAGGCCTATTGTTTCCGGGCATTAGGGCCCAGTGCCGACAATATTCAGGCAGCCTTCAAGGAACTATGGCAGTTTTTCCGTAACCGGTTATTTAACCAACCGGCCTGGCCGTGGCGAAAGTACTGA
- the ureG gene encoding urease accessory protein UreG: MKPIRIGVGGPVGSGKTALVEKLTRYLAAEFSLAVITNDIFTKEDALFLCRNGILPPDRIIGVETGGCPHTAIREDASMNLEAIEALLERHPDLELIFVESGGDNLAATFSPELVDVAIYIIDVAQGEKIPRKGGPGITRSDLLVINKIDLAPHVGASLEVMAADSRRMRGERPFLFTNLKTEEGLAEVLAWLRHNVIMADIA, translated from the coding sequence ATGAAGCCCATTCGCATTGGCGTAGGCGGACCGGTAGGTTCGGGAAAAACGGCTCTGGTGGAAAAGTTAACCCGGTACCTGGCGGCGGAGTTCAGCTTAGCGGTTATCACCAACGATATTTTCACCAAGGAAGATGCTCTGTTTCTCTGCCGCAACGGCATTTTGCCCCCTGACCGGATTATTGGTGTCGAGACCGGCGGCTGTCCCCACACGGCCATACGGGAGGATGCGTCCATGAATCTGGAGGCCATCGAAGCTTTACTGGAGCGCCATCCCGACCTGGAGCTTATTTTTGTGGAAAGCGGCGGTGACAATCTGGCGGCAACCTTTAGTCCGGAGCTGGTTGATGTGGCCATCTACATTATTGATGTAGCGCAGGGGGAGAAGATTCCCCGCAAAGGCGGCCCGGGCATTACCCGCTCGGACCTGCTGGTTATTAATAAAATTGATTTGGCCCCGCATGTTGGTGCCAGTCTGGAAGTTATGGCTGCCGATTCCCGCCGCATGCGCGGCGAGAGACCGTTTTTGTTTACAAACCTAAAGACCGAGGAAGGCCTGGCTGAGGTGTTGGCCTGGCTTCGTCATAATGTCATTATGGCGGATATTGCCTGA
- a CDS encoding urease accessory protein UreF yields MSSRPSLQASLRLMQLADSAFPSGSFTQSFGLETFIQRGDINNSRHLAGYMATYLYYTWRVTDLLAVRLAWQAARALNMNKLMVLDKRLHAMKLPYESREGSVKMGKRLRRILGEIDPAYQPAGRLPWCHHAIVFGHYGALASELEPLLAAYAHAAVVSLVANGVRAIPLGQTDGQQVIARLQPLAEVCINWALTATEQEWGGSAPALDWAGMAHEGLYSRIFMS; encoded by the coding sequence ATGAGCAGCCGGCCGTCATTACAGGCAAGCCTAAGGCTGATGCAGCTTGCCGATTCGGCTTTTCCGTCAGGTAGTTTTACGCAGTCGTTTGGGCTGGAAACGTTTATTCAACGGGGCGATATTAACAACAGCCGCCACTTGGCCGGCTATATGGCAACCTATCTCTACTATACCTGGCGCGTTACTGATTTGTTGGCGGTCAGGCTTGCCTGGCAGGCCGCCCGGGCGCTGAACATGAATAAGCTGATGGTGCTGGACAAACGGCTGCATGCCATGAAGCTGCCTTATGAAAGCCGGGAGGGCAGTGTGAAAATGGGTAAGCGCCTAAGACGGATTTTAGGTGAAATCGACCCGGCGTATCAGCCGGCCGGCCGGTTGCCCTGGTGCCATCATGCCATTGTCTTTGGTCATTATGGGGCGCTGGCCAGCGAGCTGGAGCCGCTGCTGGCAGCCTATGCCCATGCTGCCGTTGTGTCGTTGGTTGCCAATGGCGTACGGGCCATTCCGCTGGGGCAGACTGACGGCCAGCAAGTCATTGCCCGGCTCCAGCCGCTGGCCGAGGTGTGTATTAACTGGGCTTTAACGGCGACCGAACAGGAATGGGGCGGCAGCGCCCCGGCCTTGGACTGGGCCGGTATGGCGCATGAAGGCTTATATTCACGAATCTTTATGTCATAG
- a CDS encoding urease accessory protein UreE produces MIVHQVVGKLAELNLDHQQGNADFTIERVLLSWDELPKRILRKTTDGGREIGIQLEHGHLHPGDILHREGQHIIIVAVKAEAVLVVSVDTMRNMGLAAHAIGNMHAPVEITADTIITPYNSVLAAQLQKLGLATQVENRPFAP; encoded by the coding sequence ATGATTGTTCATCAGGTTGTGGGCAAGCTGGCCGAGTTGAATTTGGACCACCAGCAGGGCAATGCGGACTTTACCATCGAAAGAGTGCTGCTGTCCTGGGATGAGCTGCCTAAACGGATTTTGCGCAAAACTACCGATGGCGGCCGGGAAATCGGTATCCAGCTTGAGCACGGACATTTACATCCCGGCGATATTCTGCATCGCGAGGGTCAGCATATAATCATTGTGGCAGTCAAAGCCGAAGCTGTTTTGGTTGTGTCTGTCGACACTATGCGCAATATGGGCCTGGCGGCGCATGCCATCGGCAACATGCATGCGCCGGTCGAGATAACGGCAGACACAATTATTACACCGTATAATTCTGTGTTAGCGGCTCAACTGCAGAAATTGGGGTTGGCAACCCAGGTGGAAAATCGGCCGTTCGCCCCATGA
- the ureC gene encoding urease subunit alpha, with translation MSLTMTRRQHADMYGPTTGDKIRLADTELWAEIEQDLTKPGDEAKFGGGKVIRDGMGQDPEALAAAMDLVITNAVIIDHWGIIKADIGIKDGRICGLGQAGNPKTMAGVNLPIGAGTEVIAGENYIVTAGGIDSHIHFICPQQIEAAIAAGITTMLGGGTGPAAGTNATTCTPGEWNMYRMLQAAEAFPVNIGFFGKGNNSWPEALAAQVKAGAIGLKLHEDWGSTPAAIDCCLKVADEFDVQVAIHTDTLNEAGFVEDTIAAIAGRTIHTFHTEGAGGGHAPDIIKVAALPNVLPSSTNPTRPFTVNTLEEHLDMLMVCHHLDRNVPEDVAFADSRIRPETIAAEDILHDLGVIAMMSSDSQAMGRVGEVIIRTWQTAHKMKLQRGALAGDGLHKDNNRIKRYISKYTVNPAITHGISQLVGSVEPGKLADLVLWQPKFFGVKPALVIKGGLIMNAAMGDANASIPTPQPVIQRPMFAAFGQAIASCAVTFISQAAAAARLADRLGLEKQLVPVSNCRNIGKQDMKHNFATPAIAVDPETYQVTADGEALVCEPLAELPLAQRYFLF, from the coding sequence GTGAGTTTAACCATGACAAGACGGCAGCATGCCGATATGTACGGACCGACCACCGGCGATAAAATCAGGCTGGCTGATACGGAGCTATGGGCTGAAATTGAACAAGACCTGACAAAACCGGGCGATGAAGCCAAATTTGGCGGCGGCAAGGTTATCCGCGACGGTATGGGCCAGGACCCGGAGGCGCTTGCCGCCGCCATGGACCTGGTGATCACCAACGCGGTGATTATTGATCACTGGGGGATTATTAAGGCCGATATCGGCATTAAAGACGGCCGCATTTGCGGGCTCGGTCAAGCCGGCAATCCAAAGACCATGGCTGGTGTCAACCTGCCCATCGGCGCCGGCACCGAGGTGATTGCCGGGGAGAATTACATTGTTACCGCCGGCGGCATCGACTCGCACATTCACTTCATTTGCCCCCAGCAAATCGAAGCCGCCATTGCCGCCGGCATTACAACTATGCTGGGCGGCGGTACCGGTCCGGCCGCAGGCACCAATGCCACCACCTGTACACCCGGTGAATGGAATATGTACCGCATGCTGCAGGCGGCAGAAGCTTTTCCCGTCAATATTGGCTTTTTTGGCAAAGGCAACAATTCGTGGCCTGAGGCCTTAGCCGCCCAGGTTAAAGCCGGGGCCATCGGGCTCAAATTGCACGAAGACTGGGGGTCTACCCCGGCTGCCATCGACTGTTGTCTTAAAGTGGCTGATGAGTTTGATGTGCAGGTTGCCATTCATACCGACACGCTCAATGAAGCCGGCTTTGTCGAAGATACCATTGCCGCCATTGCCGGCCGGACGATCCATACCTTCCATACCGAGGGCGCCGGCGGCGGCCATGCGCCGGACATTATTAAGGTAGCTGCACTGCCGAACGTCCTGCCGTCCTCCACCAATCCTACCCGGCCGTTTACCGTGAATACCCTGGAAGAACACCTGGATATGCTGATGGTCTGCCACCATCTGGACCGCAATGTTCCGGAAGACGTGGCTTTCGCTGATTCTCGCATTCGCCCGGAAACCATTGCTGCCGAGGATATCCTGCACGACCTGGGGGTGATTGCCATGATGTCTTCCGATTCCCAGGCCATGGGGCGGGTCGGTGAGGTTATCATCCGGACCTGGCAGACAGCCCATAAGATGAAGCTGCAGCGGGGGGCGTTAGCAGGCGACGGTTTGCATAAGGATAACAACCGTATTAAACGGTATATCAGCAAATATACCGTTAATCCGGCCATAACCCACGGCATCAGTCAGCTGGTCGGGTCGGTAGAGCCCGGAAAACTGGCAGACCTGGTATTGTGGCAGCCGAAGTTCTTTGGGGTGAAGCCGGCCCTGGTTATTAAGGGCGGCTTGATTATGAATGCGGCAATGGGTGATGCCAATGCTTCGATTCCCACCCCCCAGCCGGTCATCCAGCGCCCGATGTTTGCTGCTTTTGGCCAGGCTATTGCCAGTTGTGCAGTTACTTTTATTTCGCAGGCCGCGGCTGCCGCCAGGCTGGCAGACCGGCTCGGACTGGAGAAACAGCTGGTGCCTGTCAGCAACTGCCGCAATATTGGCAAACAGGATATGAAGCATAACTTTGCCACCCCGGCTATTGCCGTTGATCCGGAAACCTATCAGGTTACCGCTGACGGCGAGGCGCTGGTCTGTGAACCACTGGCCGAATTGCCTTTGGCGCAGCGGTATTTCCTGTTTTAA
- a CDS encoding urease subunit beta, with protein MIPGELILATEDISANCNLAVLRIAVENTGDRPIQVGSHFHFFEVNRYLAFDRTRAWGMRLNIPAGTAVRFEPGESRTVALVRFSGTGPWHGANNLTAGSTDRQQCIDRAREKGFIK; from the coding sequence ATGATACCGGGTGAACTGATATTGGCCACTGAGGATATTAGCGCCAACTGCAATCTGGCAGTACTTAGAATCGCAGTGGAAAACACCGGTGACCGGCCCATCCAGGTCGGCTCGCACTTTCATTTTTTTGAGGTCAACCGATACCTGGCCTTTGACCGGACCAGGGCCTGGGGGATGCGCCTTAATATTCCGGCGGGAACGGCTGTACGCTTCGAGCCGGGCGAGAGCCGTACCGTTGCGCTTGTCAGGTTTTCCGGTACCGGCCCCTGGCATGGGGCCAATAACTTAACCGCCGGCTCGACCGACAGGCAGCAATGCATTGACCGGGCCAGAGAAAAGGGCTTTATAAAATAG
- a CDS encoding urease subunit gamma has product MHLSPMEKDKLFIYVAGQVARERLNRGLKLNYPEAVALITAELLERIRDGYSVAELMTRGTAILGYEQVMEGVPAMIAELQVEGTFPDGTKLVTVHQPIRLARGTAL; this is encoded by the coding sequence ATGCATCTGAGTCCGATGGAAAAAGACAAGCTATTCATATATGTTGCCGGGCAGGTGGCGCGGGAACGGCTGAACCGGGGCCTGAAGCTCAATTATCCTGAGGCGGTAGCCTTGATAACGGCCGAATTGCTGGAGCGCATTCGCGATGGTTATAGTGTGGCCGAGCTGATGACAAGGGGAACGGCCATTTTGGGGTATGAGCAGGTTATGGAAGGTGTGCCGGCAATGATTGCTGAGCTTCAGGTCGAGGGAACTTTTCCCGATGGCACCAAGCTGGTTACCGTACATCAGCCGATACGTCTGGCCAGGGGGACTGCATTATGA
- the urtE gene encoding urea ABC transporter ATP-binding subunit UrtE yields the protein MLSVKNLTACYGESTILDQVNLAVAPGQVVCLLGRNGVGKSTFLKSLMGLVNTPQGSIVFDGREMIGDPTYRRARRGIGYVPQGRDIFPQLTVAENLQLGLGMAGGKGAISDKIFSLFPVLKTMLARKGGDLSGGQQQQLAIARALVSKPKLLILDEPTEGIQPSVIKDIGSVIKQLRQEGNITILIVEQYLEFIMTVADYYYVMEKGQIVAEGLTKEINPEEIQKRMAV from the coding sequence ATGCTTAGTGTAAAAAATTTAACGGCGTGTTATGGGGAAAGTACTATTTTAGACCAAGTAAATTTGGCGGTGGCGCCGGGGCAGGTCGTTTGTCTCCTTGGCCGGAACGGGGTTGGCAAGTCAACCTTTCTTAAAAGCCTAATGGGTCTGGTGAATACTCCGCAAGGCAGTATTGTTTTTGACGGCCGGGAAATGATTGGTGACCCTACTTACCGGCGCGCCCGGCGGGGCATTGGCTATGTACCGCAGGGACGGGATATTTTCCCCCAGTTGACGGTAGCGGAAAATTTGCAGCTGGGCTTGGGCATGGCCGGCGGCAAAGGGGCAATCAGCGATAAAATATTCAGCCTGTTTCCCGTATTAAAAACCATGCTCGCCCGCAAAGGCGGCGACTTAAGCGGCGGCCAACAGCAGCAGCTAGCCATTGCCAGAGCCCTGGTGTCCAAGCCCAAACTGCTTATTTTAGATGAGCCTACAGAAGGGATTCAGCCGTCGGTAATCAAGGATATTGGCAGCGTAATCAAGCAGTTAAGGCAAGAGGGCAATATTACTATTCTGATTGTTGAACAGTATCTTGAATTTATCATGACGGTTGCCGACTACTATTATGTCATGGAGAAAGGGCAGATTGTTGCCGAGGGGTTGACCAAGGAGATCAATCCGGAAGAGATTCAAAAGCGCATGGCTGTTTAG
- the urtD gene encoding urea ABC transporter ATP-binding protein UrtD → MEAILQIDNLTVSFDGFKAVNSVNTEIAQGEIRFFIGPNGAGKTTLLDAICGRVKPVDGQVLFNGKLDVTRYAEHEIVNIGIGRKFQVPSVFTSLTVEENMELAVVKDRSLYASLFAGMSKAQQACNDDILNTIGLYEKRRRGAAALSHGEKQWLEIGMLLAQQPKLMLLDEPVAGMGRSETEKTGELLKKICQDCTVVVVEHDMQFVRDFATRVTVLHEGAVLDEGSVFDVQNNPKVIDVYLGRGGEQDA, encoded by the coding sequence ATGGAGGCAATTTTACAAATTGATAATCTGACGGTCAGTTTTGATGGCTTCAAGGCCGTCAATAGTGTAAATACCGAGATTGCGCAAGGGGAAATACGATTTTTCATTGGCCCTAACGGGGCCGGTAAAACGACCTTGCTTGATGCCATCTGCGGGCGGGTCAAGCCGGTAGACGGCCAGGTTTTATTCAACGGCAAGCTTGATGTGACAAGATATGCCGAACATGAGATTGTTAACATTGGTATTGGCCGCAAGTTTCAGGTTCCGTCGGTGTTTACCAGTCTCACCGTAGAGGAAAATATGGAACTGGCTGTAGTCAAAGACCGTTCGCTGTATGCGTCGCTGTTCGCCGGTATGAGTAAAGCCCAGCAAGCGTGTAATGACGATATCCTGAATACCATCGGGCTGTATGAAAAGCGCCGCCGGGGGGCGGCAGCCCTGTCCCATGGTGAAAAGCAGTGGCTGGAAATCGGCATGCTGCTGGCCCAGCAGCCCAAGCTGATGCTGCTGGATGAACCTGTTGCCGGCATGGGCCGCAGCGAGACCGAGAAAACGGGAGAATTGCTGAAAAAGATTTGTCAGGACTGTACGGTGGTTGTTGTTGAGCATGATATGCAGTTTGTCAGAGACTTTGCCACCAGGGTCACGGTATTGCATGAAGGCGCCGTGCTGGATGAAGGCAGTGTCTTCGATGTACAAAACAATCCCAAAGTCATTGACGTTTATCTGGGGCGAGGTGGCGAGCAGGATGCTTAG
- the urtC gene encoding urea ABC transporter permease subunit UrtC, which yields MKAKEEMVFIAILIGLALAPLFLSEFRTNLLGKFVAYAILAIGLDLIWGYTGILSLGHGVYFGLGGYAMAMYLKLEAANGKLPDFMSWSGLEVLPWFWQPFANGAAAMVLAILIPTGIALVIGYLTFKNRIQGVYFSILSQALALIFVVLFVGQQAYTGGTNGLTNYKSIMGLPLANDTTKLVLYYVAVGLLGLTYYLCRVLVNRRIGKILIAIRDGENRVRFSGYNPAAYKIFVYCLSAAIAGVAGAVFVPQVGIISPAEMGIVPSIEMIIWVAIGGRGTLVGAVIGAILVNALKSGVSESFPAVWSYFIGLAFVAVVLFMPAGIVGLARKLARRLRLPGSKDVKAGEAA from the coding sequence ATGAAAGCCAAAGAAGAAATGGTTTTTATTGCGATCCTTATCGGCCTGGCGCTGGCGCCCTTATTTTTGTCAGAGTTCAGAACCAATCTGCTGGGCAAGTTTGTTGCTTACGCTATTTTGGCTATTGGGCTGGATTTAATCTGGGGTTATACCGGGATCTTAAGTCTCGGCCACGGGGTCTATTTCGGCCTGGGGGGCTATGCGATGGCCATGTATTTAAAACTGGAAGCCGCAAACGGGAAACTGCCCGACTTTATGTCCTGGAGCGGCCTGGAGGTGTTGCCCTGGTTTTGGCAGCCTTTTGCCAACGGGGCGGCAGCGATGGTCTTGGCAATCCTGATTCCCACAGGAATCGCCCTGGTAATCGGCTATTTGACCTTTAAAAACCGGATTCAGGGCGTGTATTTTTCCATACTGTCACAAGCGCTGGCTCTTATCTTTGTCGTACTGTTTGTTGGTCAGCAAGCCTATACCGGCGGTACAAACGGCTTAACCAACTACAAAAGCATAATGGGCTTGCCGTTAGCGAATGATACTACCAAGCTGGTGCTTTATTATGTGGCGGTAGGTTTGCTGGGTTTGACCTACTATCTGTGCCGGGTGCTGGTGAACCGCCGGATCGGCAAAATATTGATAGCCATTCGCGACGGTGAAAATAGGGTCAGATTTTCCGGGTATAATCCGGCGGCCTATAAAATTTTTGTGTATTGTCTGTCCGCTGCGATTGCCGGTGTGGCCGGCGCCGTCTTTGTACCCCAGGTGGGCATTATTTCACCGGCGGAAATGGGGATCGTTCCTTCTATCGAAATGATTATCTGGGTGGCAATCGGCGGCCGGGGGACATTAGTCGGGGCGGTAATCGGCGCCATCCTGGTCAATGCCCTGAAGAGCGGGGTCAGTGAAAGTTTCCCGGCTGTGTGGTCGTACTTTATTGGCCTGGCTTTTGTGGCCGTCGTTTTGTTTATGCCGGCAGGCATTGTGGGTCTGGCCAGGAAGCTTGCCCGCCGGTTAAGGCTGCCCGGCAGTAAGGATGTTAAAGCCGGTGAGGCTGCGTAA
- the urtB gene encoding urea ABC transporter permease subunit UrtB: METYILQLFNGISVSSIYILAALGLAITFGLMKVINMAHGEFIMIGAYATYVMQNIFLHYVDKSLFGYYFVAAIPVAFLVAGAMGFLLEGAVIKHLYGRPLDSILATWGISLVLQQLARSIFGAPNVDVQSPGWLEGALVISQGLQFPYKRLFIIVLVIACIIGVFVFLYKSKYGIQIRAVMQNRAMAASLGINTRLVDAYTFAVGSGIAGIAGCALTLLGSIGSTVGTYYIVDTFMVVVLGGVGTLLGTIAGGLVIGTANTTFEFFTNTSLGKVLVFTLVILFLQWRPKGLFTINSRSLD; encoded by the coding sequence ATGGAAACATATATCTTGCAGCTTTTTAACGGCATTAGCGTCAGTTCAATCTATATACTGGCCGCCCTGGGGCTGGCCATTACCTTCGGTTTAATGAAAGTCATTAATATGGCCCATGGTGAATTCATTATGATTGGCGCCTATGCAACCTATGTTATGCAGAATATTTTTCTGCACTATGTTGATAAAAGTCTCTTTGGCTACTATTTTGTTGCCGCCATCCCCGTGGCTTTTCTTGTGGCCGGGGCGATGGGTTTCCTGCTCGAAGGTGCGGTGATTAAGCATCTTTACGGCCGGCCGTTAGACAGTATATTAGCCACCTGGGGGATCAGCCTGGTTCTCCAGCAATTAGCCAGAAGTATTTTTGGCGCGCCCAATGTTGATGTACAGAGCCCGGGCTGGTTAGAGGGGGCTTTAGTAATCTCCCAGGGCCTGCAGTTTCCCTATAAACGGCTGTTTATTATTGTCCTGGTTATTGCCTGTATTATTGGGGTGTTTGTTTTTTTGTATAAAAGTAAATATGGTATCCAGATCAGAGCGGTTATGCAAAACCGGGCAATGGCGGCAAGCCTTGGTATTAATACCCGGCTGGTTGACGCGTATACGTTTGCTGTCGGCTCCGGTATTGCCGGTATTGCCGGCTGTGCCTTAACCTTACTGGGGTCGATTGGCTCTACGGTCGGCACCTATTATATTGTGGATACTTTTATGGTGGTTGTGCTGGGCGGCGTCGGCACTTTGCTGGGTACGATTGCCGGGGGTCTGGTCATTGGCACCGCTAATACCACTTTTGAATTTTTTACTAATACCTCATTAGGAAAAGTGTTGGTTTTTACCCTGGTTATTTTATTCTTACAGTGGCGGCCCAAAGGGCTGTTTACGATTAACAGCCGCTCATTGGATTAA